The proteins below are encoded in one region of Ricinus communis isolate WT05 ecotype wild-type chromosome 6, ASM1957865v1, whole genome shotgun sequence:
- the LOC8279164 gene encoding transcription factor bHLH18, producing the protein MEISSFGPLRELEMEEPSFIDQWDMNSIDDLSLLPLMAAFGENMQHSLSHQNFNLKASMETSPLSGINLRPTKQQLKPNENYLHSSFSPNILSFANSANTNHPMGLVVKPKEEAAVYSKSIHTLPSEHMLISQGNSLENHNYVFNACQGAKRISTNNNNGRISQSQDHIIAERKRREKLSQRFIALSAIVPGLKKMDKASVLGDAIKYLKQLQERVKTLEEQTKKKTMESVVIVKKSRLVFGEEDTSSSDESFSKGPFDEPLPEIEARICDKHVLIRIHCEKRKGVLEKTIAEIEKLHLSVTNSSVLTFGSSALDVTIIAQMDNEFSMSVKDLVKDLHSAFKLFM; encoded by the exons ATGGAGATTTCTTCCTTCGGTCCATTAAGAGAATTG GAAATGGAGGAACCAAGCTTCATTGACCAATGGGACATGAATTCCATTGATGATCTGAGCTTACTGCCACTAATGGCTGCGTTTGGAGAGAACATGCAACATTCTTTATCTCACCAAAACTTCAACCTCAAAGCTTCCATGGAAACTTCACCTCTTTCAGGCATTAATCTTAGACCCACAAAGCAACAACTGAAACCAAATGAGAATTATCTACATTCTTCCTTTTCTCCTAACATTCTTTCCTTTGCCAATTCTGCCAACACAAATCATCCAATGGGACTAGTAGTGAAGCCTAAAGAGGAGGCAGCTGTATATTCTAAAAGCATTCACACCCTTCCTTCTGAACACATGCTGATTTCTCAAGGTAATTCCCTTGAGAACCATAATTATGTATTCAACGCTTGCCAAGGAGCTAAGAGGATTAGCACCAACAATAATAATGGTAGAATTTCTCAAAGCCAAGATCATATTATAGCAGAAAGGAAACGGCGAGAGAAGCTCAGTCAACGGTTCATTGCTTTATCTGCTATTGTTCCTGGCCTTAAGAAG ATGGATAAGGCTTCTGTTCTTGGAGATGCTATAAAGTACTTGAAACAATTGCAAGAAAGAGTTAAGACACTAGAGgagcaaacaaagaaaaaaactatgGAATCAGTGGTTATTGTGAAGAAATCTCGACTAGTCTTTGGTGAAGAAGACACTTCTTCCTCAGATGAAAGCTTCTCTAAAGGCCCTTTCGATGAGCCATTACCAGAAATCGAAGCAAGAATCTGCGACAAACATGTCCTTATAAGAATCCATTGtgagaaaaggaaaggagTACTGGAGAAAACAATTGCTGAAATTGAGAAGCTTCACCTTTCAGTCACTAACAGCAGTGTTCTTACATTTGGAAGTTCTGCTCTTGATGTTACTATTATTGCTCAG ATGGATAATGAATTCAGCATGTCAGTCAAGGATCTTGTCAAGGATCTAcattcagctttcaaattgttCATGTGA